The sequence below is a genomic window from Lolium perenne isolate Kyuss_39 chromosome 7, Kyuss_2.0, whole genome shotgun sequence.
TGCGACCGGCAGCCAGACTTGCTTGGTACTCCTCTTTCTGTTTGTGCCCGGTGGCAACTGAGACTGATCAGCCGGGTGGACTCTATCTGTGTTGCGCTGACGACGCACAAACGTACCCCCTTTCCTCCCCTGACCTTCATCATATGCCGGACCCTTGTTCTTTTCCACACTCATGCCCGTCGCCCTGTGGCCTTTCTCCGGGCTCGTTACATCCCGCATACCTCTCCTATGCTGATTCTCGCCAGTGCGAGAAGAGCTAGAGTAGGCGTACTCGTTGTTAAGATTGCGCCTCGCGGGGATGTCCCGAATTGAGGCACCACCATGGAACCGGTTCTCTGATCCCGCCGACCTACTACTGAAGCTGTTAGATGACACTGCCGGCCGAGATACAGCAACTGGTTTTTTGTTCCTGCGTGGTGATGCTCGCAGCCATTCCCCCCACTGTTTCTCCTCTTCATCTTCACCAAGACATTTGTTTTCAGGATGAACCACACAGCCACACGAGAAACAGAAATGTGGGACCTTTTCATATTTGAGATCGAACCAGGTCCCTTCTACATCCTCATCAGAGTCTCTGATATTAACGCCACGGAGAAGTGGCTGATCAACCCTGACCTCCACTCGGATACGAAGATCTTCGCCCCAGGCTATCCCATCAGCATCTACATCAACAGAGATGTACTTGCCAATCCATCTTCCTATCAGTTCTCCATACACCCTATTCATTTTGTCCATTGGCAGGTCCAGAACCCTAACCCAAATATCCATAGTATCAAACACCATATCCGACGGCCTCACCGCACCGTCATACTTCTTCAGAAGCACAGCATTGAAATCGAATTGCCATGGCCCATTGTTCATCACGTGCTTCCAATCCCCTTCCGAGGTAAACCGCACAACGAAACGGTTGTCTCCGATGTCCTTAAACTGCGCCGGGTGATGAAGGCCCCATGCCCGTTGCATCGCTCGATCTAAAGCACTGATAATCAACTTCCTGGGAGAACAAACCTTTCCTACCACCGCCCATCTAGGTTTGGGAACCGTGGCGGCTGCGATCCCTCCGATGACAAGCCCAGTGGCTTCTTTATCCGTCAGCAGCAACTCCCCCATCCTCGCGGACAAACTTCCCGCAAGATCTTCCGCCCTCGACTTCGCCGGCGAGCGAGATGGTGGCCGCTGTCGGCCAGACCTCCCCGCGGGTGAACGATCAGAAGACGCCATGGAAAACCTCTCCACACCTTAGCAGAGAGAGAGGAACGAGAACAGACCCCACCCCAGCCGCCGGTAGAGACCTCGCCGTCGAGATCCGCCCCCGTCGCCGGAAAACGCAACCACCCTCCGGGAGAAAACCCTAGCTGCACGCGATCGCCAAACCGATCGCCCTAGAGCAACTTCCGCTCCTTTGGTGGACCCCTTGCCAGTTGCGACCTAGTATATATCATCTTGATATAATAGTAATATATTAGTGTTACTACATGGAAAGAAATTGAGAAACATTAGGAAGTTGATTGTCAAATCTATTTGGCGCCCAGCTGCTTTTGAAGTCCCATAAGTGAAGTTTTCTTCTAATCACAGGATGACACATGGACATTTGACTGTTTCCTATCATCAAAATTCGAATTTTTACATGTAATATAATGTGTATATATATTATATATACATGTAATTTACATACAATTTACAATGTATATACATTAAATTTGCATATATACACATGTAATTTACATAGTTACCGGGCTAGTAATTTACTGATTTACatctaaatgtgttgtagtttgcACCACCAAATAAGAGATTGACAAACAAAGCAAGGGGCTCAATCGATCAACCCCATGCAATGGGTCCTAAAAAAATCGAGTGTCCAAATAGTAAAACTGTTTGTTTTCGGACAGAACCTGCATAGCCGGCGCCTGCCGCTCTCTGGTTCCTTTCTTGTCCGTGTACGCATACGCATACCTGCACATTCGAACTGATCTGTCttgcatcttcttctttatcaaaGCAAGAATAATAATTCGTCCTTTGCTTGCTTGGCTTGGAGTCGATGCCCACATGGTCGTGAAGAGCAAGTGTTGCAAACCTCGCAGCATATATACGCTCAAACCATCTCTTAAACAAACAGGCGCGTGTCCTGAGCCCAACGATCTGCACGGCAATGTCTTCTCGGCACGAGACGCGGGAAGAAGGCCGAGCCGTCCCCGTTGCGGACGCTGCTCCCGGCGACACCGCCCCCATGGTGATCACCGCCTCGGGCAATCACGGCATCCCCGTGCTCATCACGCCAGCCAGCACAGGCGCCACCGCGTCGTTCCAGGGCTTCCTGCTCCTGCAGCAGGAGGCGGCCAAGAAGGAGGAAGAGGCCGAGGACCCGCTGGCGGAGCGGAAGAAGTGGTTCCGGGAGATGCGTGGGTGGCTGATGGTGCTGGCGACGGTGGCAGCGTCGGTGGCATACCAAGCGGGGCTGAACCCTCCCGGCGGGTTTTGGCAGGACAACAACGACGGGCACCGCGCCGGCAACCCGgtgcttcgggaccagcactgggtgcgCTACGTCCTCTTCTACTACTTTAACGCGACGGCGTTCGTGACCTCGCTGGTCATCATGGTGCTGCTCATGAGCGAGCGCTTCTACCACGGGGAGGCCAAGGTGATGGCGCTCATGTTCGCCACATTCATCGACCTCGCCAGCCTCGTCGGCGCCTACATCGCCGGCACCACCCGCTACGCCTCATCATGCGTCTACATCGTCGTCATCACCTGCGTCTCATTCGTCGGCGTCATCTACATCGGAGAGTAAGTACACATACGACCAATGCCTACAACATGCAATCTATTGCTCCTTCCGATCCATTTTAACTGTCGCTAATATGGATGTATTTAGATACATTTTAGTTATACAACCATATTAGTGATAAATATTATGAATCGGATAGAGTACGTACCAGCTTCTAGCCTACATACAGGAGCGAAATTCAATGTTATGTTTCAGGGCAATGGGCGAAATATGCGCCTTCGTACTGCGGAGGATAAGGTGCATGCGTGACCTCGCGAAGCTCAAGTGGTGCCCGGTGCCGGCAGACGTGGTGACCAAATCATTGCCGGAGAAGGAGGCGGAGGAGCGTAGGAAGAGAGCCAACGA
It includes:
- the LOC127313093 gene encoding uncharacterized protein, whose amino-acid sequence is MSSRHETREEGRAVPVADAAPGDTAPMVITASGNHGIPVLITPASTGATASFQGFLLLQQEAAKKEEEAEDPLAERKKWFREMRGWLMVLATVAASVAYQAGLNPPGGFWQDNNDGHRAGNPVLRDQHWVRYVLFYYFNATAFVTSLVIMVLLMSERFYHGEAKVMALMFATFIDLASLVGAYIAGTTRYASSCVYIVVITCVSFVGVIYIGEAMGEICAFVLRRIRCMRDLAKLKWCPVPADVVTKSLPEKEAEERRKRANERRKRPCCPCCAPPATTDSRDVEGQ